GCATCAGTTCAAGCTGAAGGTGAGTCAATCGGGCAAGTCTGTCCGATGCGGATTACGGGTCAATCCTCAGCACTCCGAAGTGAAAGTAAAACTGTATGATCCCTGTGCGCCAGGATCACGGCTGGGGATCACCCTGGACCAGTTTGAAGGGCAGGAGCTATCCGGTTTGTCAGGACTACACTTCCACACCTTATGTGAATTGAATGCGGATGCATTGGCGCGGACCCTGCCCGTGGTGGAGGCGAAATTCGGCAAATATTTCAGCGGGCTGGAGTGGATAAACTTTGGCGGGGGGCATCACATCACACGGTCGGATTATGATGTCGATCTGTTGTGCCGGGTGATCAATGAGTTTCGCGCGCGATATCCCCATCTCGAAGTCTACTTGGAACCCGGCGAAGCCATTGCCTTGAATACCGGGGTGCTTGTCACCTCTGTTTTGGACATCGTGCACAATGAAATCGACATCGCCATTCTGGATACTTCGGCGGCCGCTCACATGCCTGATGTCATCGAGATGCCGTATCGCCCGGGAATAGTTGGGGCGGGAACCCCGGGGGAGCAGCCTTTCACCTATCGGCTTGGTGGAATGACATGTCTCGCGGGGGATGTGATCGGGGATTATTCGTTTGCGGCGCCACTCGCGATCGGCGATAAATTGATCTTTACCGATATGGCTCATTACACCATGGTTAAAAACAACACGTTTAACGGGGTCGGCTTACCTGCGATTGCAATTTACCATCCGGATCGGGATGACATCGAGGTTGTTCGCCGATTCGGATATGACGATTACCGCAATCGCTTGTCCTGACGGTGTGTCACTGCAGGTTTGGCGGTGAGCAAGAGGAGTGCTGTTCATGAAACGCTTAAATGCTTTGTCGGGCGCTCTAATGGGTGTGTGTGTGTGCGCGGTCTCTCTGGCCGCAGCTGGCGCCGGGATGGCAGCTCAGGTCGAACCGGACCCTTCTGCAACGCCCTGGAGCCAAGCGCTCCCCTCCGGCCAGTTGAATGTAGGGGTCCATTTTGGTGACCAGCAGACCGAAACCTTCGGGGATATTCTGATTCCGATTTATCAACGCAGGACGGATCTGGTTTTTATCAACCCGCGGGGGTCATGGAATGACGATGAGGCCCGGGAGTTCAATTTCGGGCTGGGGGGACGTCATCTCTTCCCGGATAAAAGCATTATTCTCGGGGGTAACCTGTTCTATGACCGACGCACTACCACGCTCGACAACACCTTTAATCAAGGCGGATGCGGCGTAGAGTTTTTGAGCCAATGGCTGGATGCCCGTGCCAACTATTATTTTCCGGAACAGGGTGAAAAAACGGCGGATACCTATATGGTGACACCCGGCACCAGCCAGGAACATACTGAGTACTGGTACGCGCCAACGGCGCAAGGGCATGTTATCAGTCAATATGGTTACGAGATTACGGATTCTTACAATTTCAAAACCCTTCAGCATTACAGGACTGCCGAACGTGCGATGGATGGATTTGATGCCGAAATCGGGTCGCTGCTGCCCATCCCGCTTCTTAAAGATTATGCCGATGTAAAAGTGTTTGTCGGGGCTTATGACTATCATGCCCATTATGGCGATGATATTGCCGGACTGAAGGGCCGCCTTGAAGTCCGGCCGGTTCCCGCCGTGTATCTGGATGCCGGCTGGGTGGAAGATGAGAAGCTCTTTGGGTCACGGTATTCCGTTGGGATTCGCGCGGCGTTGCCCTTTAATCTGGCGCGATTGAGCCGGGGTCAGAATCCCTTTGCAGGTGCTCTGGACGGGTTTAAAATGACGGGTACGCGAGCTCCGTTTGCCTCCCGGATGACAGAGATGGTTGTCCGTGATTTACACGTCCGTACCACTGTGTCGAAACCCGGGGAAGTGGTTGCGGATCGCAGGGTTCTGGAGAAAGTGTTGGTCTCACATGATCGCAAGGACCACACTGAATTATTGGCGACGGATGTGACGTTTGTGGATGATGACAATCGGAGCGGGCTGCAAAATGGAACCTGGGAAAATCCCTATCGCCAAATTAACACTGGCGTTCAAAATGCGGTAGGCAGTCTGGTTTATGTGAATGATGCCGCTCAGCAGTACCGAGAAAATGTTGTGTTGCAAGAAGGAATCACCCTGTGGGGATCCGGGGCACCTATCTATGGGCGACATGGAATATTCCAAGGCCGCATTTCTCCGGTCGTAAATGGGGGTGGGGGGCGGCCGGCAATCACTTTGGCCAATCATGTCATGGTGACAGGGTTTGAGCTCATCCAGCCGGCAGGCGTCCCCTCATCCAGCCCTGTTATCTTTGGCGAAAATGTGTCAGACGTGATGATTGTGAATAACACGATTCGCGGAAATGGATCCGCTTCAGCCGGGATTGAAATGAACGCATTCAGCATCCCTGTCTTTGCAGCAACGGTATGGAATAACCGGATCGTAAGTGCCCGGGGGGCCGGGATTGATATCGAGGTCGGGTCGGTTCCCCTGACTGATATTACATTGGGACAGAATACGGTAACCGGCAACAGCGGGGATGGCATTTCCCTGCAAGCCTTTACGGTCGATGCCACAATCACATTGTCGGATATCATGGCCAATGCCAACGGTGGAGCGGGAGCTTTTCTTGATATATACGGTTACAACAGTGTCAACGTCTCCTTTGACAACATGGAGGCCAGTGATAATCACTCCGACGGGATTCATGCGATACTGGTTTCAGGCGGGGTGGTCACTGCTGATTTTGTGAATAATCGGCTGATTCGGAATGGTGCGGGTGGCGTGTTCCTTGATCTCAATTCCGGCCTCAACTCCACGATTGTCGCGAGGGGGAATCGAATTGCCGACAACGTGGCCAATGGGGTTAATTTTCAGACGTTGGCGCCTTGGGACAGTATCTATGACTTCGGCATGGCGGGCGGCGGGACATCGGACTCTGGTTTGAATGCCCTCTATGGAAATGGCGCTTACCAGATGTCGTTCGTCGGGGCCGGCACTTTGTTTGCCTCAGGAAACTGGTGGGGGACACCGACTCCTGTGGATAATGTGGACTATCGGGATGAAGGAGGCGGGGTGATTATTCCTGCTCCAGCACTTTCTGTCCCATTAACACCCTGAGGTGCGCTTCGACAGAAGCCGTGAGCCCCGAAAGACTGTAGCCGCCCTCCAGAACAGAAACCAAACGGCCCATGCAGCAGACATCAGCCAGTTCCATGGTCATTTGGGTAAGCCTGGCAAATCCCTGCTCTGTGAGGGTTGCGGCGGCCAGTTTGTCATCTCGATGCCCATCGAACCCCGCGGAGATGAGGATGAACTCAGGCTGAAATCCTGCGACCGCGGGGATTATCACCCTGGCAAAGGACTGTTGGTAATCCGCGTCAGTGGCATCAGCAGGCATGGGCACATTGAGTGTAAAGCCCTTTCCTGCACCTTCTCCCGTCTCGGAGGCATGCCCGCTATCAGGGGGGTAGAGCGAGTCCTGGTGGAGACTGGCATAAAACACGGAAGGATCATTGTAAAAGACATTTTGTGTGCCATTCCCATGGTGGATATCCCAGTCGATAATGGCAATCCTGCGCAGGCCGTACCGGTGTTGCAGATATCTGGCCCCAATGGCGACATTGTTGAAAAAACAGAAGCCCATCGCCCGATCCGGCATTGCATGATGCCCCGGGGGGCGGACAGCGCAGAAGGCATTCTGCACCTGATGCAGCATCACTGCGTCCAGGGCGGTGAGCACCGCCCCAGCAGCCATCAGAGCGGCTTCGTAGGTCCCGGGCGAACCCAGTGTCACCTCATCAGGTTTAAACAGTTTTCCGGTGCTGCTGGCGAGGCGGATCTGGTCAACATAACAAGCGGTGTGGATGGCGGTTATGGCTTCGATGGAGGCCGGTCGGGGTTGGATATGGCGGAGCGACTCCCACAGTCCGGTTTCCTTTAAGTGCTTCAGCAGGGCGGTCAGGCGTTGACGCTTTTCCGGGTGGGCCCATCCCGTTTGATGTTTAAGAAAAACCGGATCATAAAGAAAAGCAGTCTTAAGCATGCTGAGTTCTGGCTCCTGAATTCCGGAGTTGTTACTATTCCCCGGCGCATTCGTCAATCGAATCCCCCTAGGGCAGACACATCTAAATTTCCCCTTATTCTGGCGTATTCGGCTCAAATGCTCAGGTGGGAAGGCTTGTATTTGGAGTGCGGCGGCTTGACGCCGCTTTTCCCGGCGCGGCTTGACGCGCTGTACTGTCGGCCTGTCAAGCCAGGCCTTATGAAAGCGGCGTCAAGCCGCCGCACTCCAAATCTCCGTCGTCAGATTGAGCCAATAAGGCCAGAAATTCGAGAATTTAGATGCGTCTGCCCTAGCGAATCCCCCTTGATTCCCGCCTCTGACACAGGTATCTTGAAGCCCGTTTTCAATATCAAGGAGTAATACCATGGACGTTCAGAAATTGTTTGCAGATCGTATTGGCGGCACCTCATTCGGCACCACCAACGAGATTTATAAATTCGAGAAAATCAAGCGTGCCAAGGCGGCGGCCCGGGCGGCCCGACCCACTGTCGAGTTGCTCGATTTTGGCGTGGGCGAGCCCGATCAGATGGCGCCTGCCCCCATCCGGAAAGCACTGAAAAAAGCGGTGGATAATCCTGCCAATCGCGGCTATTCAGATAACGGAATTCGTGAGTTCAAGGTGGCGGCCGCGGACTACATGAGCAAGTTCTTCGGGGTCACTGATCTGAACCCGGACACGGATATCTGTCACAGCATCGGTTCCAAGCCGGCATTGGCGATGTTGCCCCTCTGCTTCATCAATCCCGGTGATGTGGCGCTGGTCACGGTGCCTGGCTATCCGGTTCTGGCGACCCACACCCGCTATCTTGGCGGTGAAGTGGTGAAGGTTCCCCTGAAAAAGGAAAATCATTTTTATCCCGATCTCGATAGCATCGATCCCGCCATTCTGGCGCGTACCAAGTTGTTCTATGTCAATTATCCCAATAATCCAACGGGCGCGGCCCCGACAGAAGAACTCTTCGATCGCCTGATCGCCTTCGCCCAGAAACACAATATTCTCATTGTACAGGATGCAGCCTATGCCACCTTGGTGTATGGCCAACCCCTCTCGATTCTGAGCCGCCCGGGCGGGAAGGATGTTGCGGTTGAACTCCACTCCATGAGCAAGAGTTACAACATGACGGGCTGGCGCCTTGGGTTTGTGGCTGGCGCCGCACGCATTGTGCAGGCCTATGCTGAAGTGAAGGACAACGTGGACTCCGGGCAATTCAAAGCCATTCAATTGGCCGCTTGCGAAGGGATCGCCGACAAGAAGCTCGCGGACAAGATCAAGAAGCATTATGAGCGCCGGTTGAAGAAAATCGTCAAGGTCCTCAAGGGCGTGGGCTTTAAGGCGAAAATGCCCGGTGGCACCTTCTATCTTTACGTTCCGGCTCCGAAGGGGGCGGGCGTCAAGACGTTCCTTACGGCGGAAGATGCCTCGCAATACCTGATTCGCGAGTGCTCCATCTCCACGGTACCCTGGGATGATGTGGGGCCTTTCCTCCGCTTCTCCGCGACCTTTGAGTCGAAGGATAAAGTGGATGATGATCGCGTGATTGCCGAGTTGGGTGAGCGCCTGATGAATGCCAATTTGAGATTCTAGTCATCATGTGAGGAGGGCGAGATGTCGCAAATAGAGAAGCTGATTATCGGGATTGAGGAAAGCGCTCGAACCGTGGGAACCCTGGTCGGGCAAGTTCAGGCATTACACTCTATTTGCACGCTGATGGTGGCCTCGCTGAAATGCGGGAACAAGGTGCTGACGGCCGGGAATGGCGGGAGTGCGGCTGAAGCAATGCATATGGCCGAAGAACTGCTGGGCCGTTTCCGTCACAATCGGCGCTCCTTGCCGGCGGTGGCCCTGACGGCCGATGGCACGGCCCTGACCTGCATTGCCAATGACTTTGGCTATGATCAGGTTTTCAGCCGGCAGATCGAAGGACTCGGGAGCGCGGGGGATGTGCTGGTGCTATTCAGTACCAGTGGTGCGGCCGTGAATCTCCGGCTGGCGCTCGAAGCGGCACGGGCCAAAGGGATGAAAGTGATTGGCCTTCTGGGGAAAGATGGCGGCCCCCTGGCGGGCAAATGCGATCTTGAGATTATTGTCAAAGGCACTGCCACAGAACGCATTCAGGAAGCCCACCAGGTGCTGCTGCACCTGATTCTGGATGCGGTTGAGAGCGAGTTCGCTTGAGCGGTCTGCGTCTGCCCCCCTGGATTCGGATCCGCTATTCCGGGCGTGGGAATCAAGATGCAGTGCATCAGGTGCTGAAGGCCAGTGACCTGCATACGGTCTGTCAGGGCGCGCAGTGTCCCAATCAACACGAGTGTTTCAGCCGCGGGGTAGCCACCTTTATGATTCTGGGGGATACCTGTACCCGGGATTGCCGCTTCTGCGCGGTTCATTCCGGCCTACCCACACCTGTTGATCCCGATGAACCGCTCCGTCTGGCGGCAGCCGTAGCCAAACTCAAACTCCGTCATGTTGTGGTGACCAGTGTGACACGGGACGATCTTTCCGATGGGGGCGCCCGGCATTTTGCCGCCACCATAACCGCGATACGGACTCAACTGCCAGCTGCCACGATCGAGGTACTGACGCCTGATTTCAAGGGAGTTGAGCGGGACATTGATCTTGTTTTGGATGCAGCCCCGGATGTCTTTAATCATAATCTGGAGACGGTGCGGGCCTTGCAAAAGACGATCCGACCGGCGGCGAGTTATGAATGCTCCCTGGCGGTTCTGGCTTATGCGGCGCGCCGGAGCGGCGGTCGGACTGCTGTTAAGTCCGGGCTGATGGTCGGGCTGGGCGAGTCGGATGACGAAGTCTATGCGACCATGACTGATCTCAGGGCGGCTGGCGTGGAGTTGCTCACCATTGGCCAGTATCTGGCGCCCTCCGCGGCGCATGCCCCGGTCAAGCGCTATGTGACTCCTGAACAATTTGAAGAATACGCCCGGCGGGGACAGGCAATGGGGTTCCGCAACGTGGCATCCGGCCCCATGGTGCGTTCTTCGTATATGGCGGAGCATCAATTCCATGGCGGAGAAAAGCCGGGGGAACACCATGGTTGAATATGCCGCCTTTTGGATCGCCGGTTTTTTGTGCCGCACGATCCCCCTGCATTTTGCCTACTGGCTGAGTCTGCGGATTTCTGACTGTTATTTCTTTTTTGAACGGCGTGGGCGCAACGCGGTAATGGCGAATTTGCGGCAGGTCATGGCGTTCCGCGGCCGCCACCCCACGGAGCGGGAGCTCAAGTTGACTGCCCGTACGACATTTCAGTTTTTCGGGAAATATCTGGTGGACTTCTTCCGCTTTCAGCGGCTCAGCGAGGCGGATATCAAGCGGTTGGTGACCATTGAGCATCCTGAATACATCGAACAATCCTGGCAGATGGGGAAGGGTGTCATTGCGGTGACGGCGCATTTGGGGAACTGGGAAATTGGCGGTGCGGTACTGGCAGGAATGGGGTATCCCATCAATGTGGTCGCCCTGAAGCAGCCGTCGGCAAAACTGAATGATTTCTTTCAGAAGCATCGCCGCAAGCGGGGGATGGTCGTGGTGCCGCTGGGCTCATCGGTCAAGCGTCTGATTGGCGCCCTGCGGCGTAAAGAGTTTATCGCCCTCCTGGCGGATCGGGATTATTCCGATCATCATGGAACAACCAGCTTGTGCGGCGCACCCGCGTGTATGCCGCGGGGGGCTGCCTGGTTGGCCGCTAAGACGGGGGCTGTGGTGCTGCCGGGATTTGTTCTGCGCAACGAGGATGACACGTTCCTGATGAAAATGTATCCCCCGATTATCCCGGTGGAGGGCATGTCTCAGGATGATATTCAGGCTCGAATCAATGCGGCGCTTGAAGATGCCATCGGCGCTTATCCCCATCAGTGGTTTATGTTTCAGTCCGTCTGGGGCGGGCTCAGCTATGGACAGTCCGGGAAAAGAGAAACCCCTCACCTCAATCCTCTCCCTCAAGGGGAGAGGACGCGCGGGAATCCAGTGCCCCCTTTCAAAGGGTGCGTCATTATCCCTGCCTACCGTGAGGCTGGCCGAATTGGTGCAGTAGTGGAAGGCATCAAATCATTTGTCCCTGACGTGATTGTTGTGGATGATGGGTCGCCTGATGAAACGGCCGCCCAGGCTAACCAGGCTGGGGCCATTGTGATCCAGCATGAAGTCAATTGCGGGAAGGGCGCGGCGCTGGAGTCGGGATTCCGTGCCGCACGTGAACGTGGCTTTAAGTTCGTCATTACCATGGATGGGGATGGGCAGCACGCCCCGACCGATCTTCCGGGGTTCATTCAGGCGTACACCCAGACGGGGACCCCCGTCCTGGTTGGTTCCCGGATGTCTGATACTCGGGACATGCCCCTGGTGCGGCGGATGACCAATCAGTTCATGAGTTGGCTCTTAAGCCGTGAGATGGGGCAGTGGGTGCCCGATACTCAATGCGGGTACCGGCTTTATGCGCTATCGGTGCTCCCTGCGGTTGCTTCCGAATCCAAGCGGTTTGCAGCCGAATCGGAAATCCTCATGGAGTTGAGTCACAGGGGCGTGAAGATCGGGTCCGTGCCCATTGCCACCATTTATGGTACCGAGAAAAGCAAAATTCATCCCGTAAAAGACGCCTTCCGGTTTTTTAAAATGATGCGCCAATATCGCAAGCGGAGGAGCCAGTAGGCAGTGGGCAGTGGGCAGTGGGCAGTGGGCAGTGGGCAGTGGGCAGTGAGCAGTAGGCAGTGGGCAGGGAGCAGTTACTGATTTCTGCTAACTGGCAACTGCCTACTGCTTACTGCTCACTGGCTACTGGCTACTTAACTTTCATTGGGATGCCAGCGATGACGAAAAGAACGCTGTCGGCGATGGCGGCCAGATCTTGATTCAGCCAGCCTTGTAAATCCCGGAAGGT
The bacterium DNA segment above includes these coding regions:
- the nspC gene encoding carboxynorspermidine decarboxylase, coding for MDVRKLVTPCYVVDESKLAANLERLDGVQRRTGCKILLALKGFSMFSTFPQIRKVLPGIAASSLNEARLGFEEFGREVHVYAPAYRADEFDELLGYAYHLVFNSFAQWHQFKLKVSQSGKSVRCGLRVNPQHSEVKVKLYDPCAPGSRLGITLDQFEGQELSGLSGLHFHTLCELNADALARTLPVVEAKFGKYFSGLEWINFGGGHHITRSDYDVDLLCRVINEFRARYPHLEVYLEPGEAIALNTGVLVTSVLDIVHNEIDIAILDTSAAAHMPDVIEMPYRPGIVGAGTPGEQPFTYRLGGMTCLAGDVIGDYSFAAPLAIGDKLIFTDMAHYTMVKNNTFNGVGLPAIAIYHPDRDDIEVVRRFGYDDYRNRLS
- a CDS encoding inverse autotransporter beta domain-containing protein, with protein sequence MKRLNALSGALMGVCVCAVSLAAAGAGMAAQVEPDPSATPWSQALPSGQLNVGVHFGDQQTETFGDILIPIYQRRTDLVFINPRGSWNDDEAREFNFGLGGRHLFPDKSIILGGNLFYDRRTTTLDNTFNQGGCGVEFLSQWLDARANYYFPEQGEKTADTYMVTPGTSQEHTEYWYAPTAQGHVISQYGYEITDSYNFKTLQHYRTAERAMDGFDAEIGSLLPIPLLKDYADVKVFVGAYDYHAHYGDDIAGLKGRLEVRPVPAVYLDAGWVEDEKLFGSRYSVGIRAALPFNLARLSRGQNPFAGALDGFKMTGTRAPFASRMTEMVVRDLHVRTTVSKPGEVVADRRVLEKVLVSHDRKDHTELLATDVTFVDDDNRSGLQNGTWENPYRQINTGVQNAVGSLVYVNDAAQQYRENVVLQEGITLWGSGAPIYGRHGIFQGRISPVVNGGGGRPAITLANHVMVTGFELIQPAGVPSSSPVIFGENVSDVMIVNNTIRGNGSASAGIEMNAFSIPVFAATVWNNRIVSARGAGIDIEVGSVPLTDITLGQNTVTGNSGDGISLQAFTVDATITLSDIMANANGGAGAFLDIYGYNSVNVSFDNMEASDNHSDGIHAILVSGGVVTADFVNNRLIRNGAGGVFLDLNSGLNSTIVARGNRIADNVANGVNFQTLAPWDSIYDFGMAGGGTSDSGLNALYGNGAYQMSFVGAGTLFASGNWWGTPTPVDNVDYRDEGGGVIIPAPALSVPLTP
- a CDS encoding histone deacetylase, translated to MLKTAFLYDPVFLKHQTGWAHPEKRQRLTALLKHLKETGLWESLRHIQPRPASIEAITAIHTACYVDQIRLASSTGKLFKPDEVTLGSPGTYEAALMAAGAVLTALDAVMLHQVQNAFCAVRPPGHHAMPDRAMGFCFFNNVAIGARYLQHRYGLRRIAIIDWDIHHGNGTQNVFYNDPSVFYASLHQDSLYPPDSGHASETGEGAGKGFTLNVPMPADATDADYQQSFARVIIPAVAGFQPEFILISAGFDGHRDDKLAAATLTEQGFARLTQMTMELADVCCMGRLVSVLEGGYSLSGLTASVEAHLRVLMGQKVLEQE
- a CDS encoding LL-diaminopimelate aminotransferase, whose translation is MDVQKLFADRIGGTSFGTTNEIYKFEKIKRAKAAARAARPTVELLDFGVGEPDQMAPAPIRKALKKAVDNPANRGYSDNGIREFKVAAADYMSKFFGVTDLNPDTDICHSIGSKPALAMLPLCFINPGDVALVTVPGYPVLATHTRYLGGEVVKVPLKKENHFYPDLDSIDPAILARTKLFYVNYPNNPTGAAPTEELFDRLIAFAQKHNILIVQDAAYATLVYGQPLSILSRPGGKDVAVELHSMSKSYNMTGWRLGFVAGAARIVQAYAEVKDNVDSGQFKAIQLAACEGIADKKLADKIKKHYERRLKKIVKVLKGVGFKAKMPGGTFYLYVPAPKGAGVKTFLTAEDASQYLIRECSISTVPWDDVGPFLRFSATFESKDKVDDDRVIAELGERLMNANLRF
- a CDS encoding SIS domain-containing protein, yielding MSQIEKLIIGIEESARTVGTLVGQVQALHSICTLMVASLKCGNKVLTAGNGGSAAEAMHMAEELLGRFRHNRRSLPAVALTADGTALTCIANDFGYDQVFSRQIEGLGSAGDVLVLFSTSGAAVNLRLALEAARAKGMKVIGLLGKDGGPLAGKCDLEIIVKGTATERIQEAHQVLLHLILDAVESEFA
- the lipA gene encoding lipoyl synthase produces the protein MSGLRLPPWIRIRYSGRGNQDAVHQVLKASDLHTVCQGAQCPNQHECFSRGVATFMILGDTCTRDCRFCAVHSGLPTPVDPDEPLRLAAAVAKLKLRHVVVTSVTRDDLSDGGARHFAATITAIRTQLPAATIEVLTPDFKGVERDIDLVLDAAPDVFNHNLETVRALQKTIRPAASYECSLAVLAYAARRSGGRTAVKSGLMVGLGESDDEVYATMTDLRAAGVELLTIGQYLAPSAAHAPVKRYVTPEQFEEYARRGQAMGFRNVASGPMVRSSYMAEHQFHGGEKPGEHHG
- a CDS encoding glycosyltransferase, producing MAEKSRGNTMVEYAAFWIAGFLCRTIPLHFAYWLSLRISDCYFFFERRGRNAVMANLRQVMAFRGRHPTERELKLTARTTFQFFGKYLVDFFRFQRLSEADIKRLVTIEHPEYIEQSWQMGKGVIAVTAHLGNWEIGGAVLAGMGYPINVVALKQPSAKLNDFFQKHRRKRGMVVVPLGSSVKRLIGALRRKEFIALLADRDYSDHHGTTSLCGAPACMPRGAAWLAAKTGAVVLPGFVLRNEDDTFLMKMYPPIIPVEGMSQDDIQARINAALEDAIGAYPHQWFMFQSVWGGLSYGQSGKRETPHLNPLPQGERTRGNPVPPFKGCVIIPAYREAGRIGAVVEGIKSFVPDVIVVDDGSPDETAAQANQAGAIVIQHEVNCGKGAALESGFRAARERGFKFVITMDGDGQHAPTDLPGFIQAYTQTGTPVLVGSRMSDTRDMPLVRRMTNQFMSWLLSREMGQWVPDTQCGYRLYALSVLPAVASESKRFAAESEILMELSHRGVKIGSVPIATIYGTEKSKIHPVKDAFRFFKMMRQYRKRRSQ